TTCGACGAGGAGCGCCATGGCTGCTGCCGTGAAAGCCTTCGTGTGGGAAGCCACGCCGAACATCGTCTGCGGCGTCACAGGCGCAGGCTCTCCCAGCTTGCGTACTCCGTAGCCGCGGCTGACGACGACCTTGCCGTCTTTCACGACGAGCACGGCCACGCCGGGCACTTCGAACTCCTTCATGGCCCGCTCGACAACCTGGTTGAGATCCGGCTGCGCGAACAGAAGCCCGGGCAGGCAGACGAACAGCAGAAGACGGCGTGTGCATCGCATGTTTCTGATCGTAACCAAGCCGCGCGGTTCATTTTCTGGAGCAGCCGCAGCGCGCCAGGCATCTTCATACACGGTGCTCACCGGCGATCTTTGCGTGATCCTTGGCGACCAGCTCAGCCGCCGTTCGCCCCTGCTGGAGCGCGCAGACCGCGCGGCGGACGTCATCTGGATGGCGGAAGCGGCAGAGGAATCCACTCACGTCCCGTCTCACAAAGCCCGCACCGCACTGTTCCTCAGCGCCATGCGGCACCACGCCGAATGGCTCCGCGCCGAGGGATGGACCGTGGACTACCGCCGGCTGGACGACCCTTCCAACCGGGGCACGCTGGGCGACGAGCTCCGAGAAGCCATCCGCCGTCACCGCCCGCGCCGCGTCCAGCTGCTCGAAGCCGGGGAATGGCGCGTCGAGCGCAGGATCGAGTCGGTTTGCCGCGAAGAGAACGCCGAGCTGGTCTGGCTGGAAGATCCGCACTTCTATGCCAGCCGGGAGGACTTCCTCCGGCACGCCCGCGGCCGGAAACAGCTCCGCATGGAGTTCTTCTACCGCGAAATGCGCCGCCGCCATGGCGTCCTGATGGAGGGAAGCGAGCCGGCGGGCGGCCAGTGGAATTTCGACCCCGCGAACCGCGAAGCCTTCCCGGCTGGAGGACCGGGCGCCGTCCCCGCTCCCAGGCGCTTCCCGCCCGATGGAATCACGGCGGAGGTGATGAAGCTGGTCGATCGGAATTTCCCGCAAAATCCGGGCTCCCTGCGTCATTTTGACTGGCCTGTGACACCGGAGCAGGCCTCGGAAGCACTCGACGATTTCATTGAAAACCGGCTGCCTTTATTCGGTCGTTTCCAGGACGCCATGTGGACCGGCGAACCGCTGCTGTACCACTCGCGCCTTTCGGCGTCCATGAATCTGAAGCTCCTCGAAGCGCGCGATGCCGTTGCCGCAGCCGAACTGGCCTGGCGCAGCGGACGGGCTCCGCTGGCTGCTGCGGAGGGCTTCATCCGCCAGATTCTGGGCTGGCGCGAATACGTCCGCGGCGTCTACTGGCTCTGGATGCCGGACTACCTGCAGTGGAACCATCTGGAGGCGCGCAATCCTCTGCCGAGTTTCTACTGGACGGGTCAGACGGAAATGCGCTGCCTGCACGAGGCCATCACGGAGACCCTCGAGCTCGGTTACGCCCACCATATCCAGCGCCTGATGGTCACCGGGCTCTTTGCGCTTCTCGCCGGCGTCGAGCCGCGGCAGGTTCACGAGTGGTACCTCGCCATCTATCTGGACGCCGTCGAGTGGGTGGAGCTGCCCAACGTGCTCGGCATGAGCCAGTTCGCGGACGGCGGCCGCATGGCATCCAAGCCGTATGCAGCGAGCGGAAAATACATTGCGCGCATGAGCAATTACTGCCGCGGCTGCCGCTTTGATCCGGCCCTCTCCACCGGCGAGAAGGCCTGTCCGTTTACGACGCTCTATTGGGATTTTCTGATGCGCAACGAGACGCGCCTGAGAGGCGTCCCGCGCATGGAGATGCAGTTGCGCAACCTGGTCCGGCTCGCTCCGGAAGAAAAGCGGGCGATCCGTGCGCAGGCTGAAACCGTGCTCAGAAAGGTTTGTTCATGATGTCATTCGACGGAACTGTCACGTTGGTCCTCGGCGCCACGAGCGGCATTGGCGGCGCTCTGGCCCGGCGCATCCGCGCCGCCGGAGGCGCGGTCATCCCCGCGGGGCGGAACCGGGAGAAGCTGGCCGCCATCGCAGCAGAACTCGGAGAAGCCGGCATTGAATTCGATGCCGCTTCGTTCGACAGCGTGGAGAGCGCGGTGCAGCAGGCGGTTTCCCGCTACGGCCGGCTTGATGGCGTGGCGGTCTGCTCCGGCTCGCTTCTGCTGAAGCCCGCGCACCTCACTACGGAGGCGGAATACCGCGCCACGATGGCCGCCAGCATCGATGCCGCCTTCGCCGCCGTGCGCGCCGCCGCGAAGGCCATGATGAACACGGGCGGATCGATGGTCCTTGTCTCCAGCGCCGCCGCCCGCATCGGGCTGGCCAATCACGAAGCCATCGCGGCCGCCAAGGGGGCCATCATCGGCCTCGCACTTTCCGCTGCCGCCAGCTATGCGGCCCGCGGCATCCGCGTCAATTGTGTCGCGCCCGGATTGACGGAGACCCCTTTGACAGCCAGGATCACAGGCAACGAGACGTCGCGCAAAGCCAGCGAAGCCATGCATGCGCTCGGCCGCATCGGGCGTCCTGAGGATGTCGCTTCCGCCATGGCGTGGCTGCTCGACCCTGAAAACAGCTGGGTCACCGGACAGGTGATTGGCGTCGACGGCGGCTTGGCGAATGTCAGGCCGCGCTGACCTGAGCCGCTGCCGCGCCTCCAATTCGGGGACAATTAGAGCACGATGCCTCTCATGCCGAGCTCGAAAGCGATCCTGATCACGGGTGGCAGCGGGCGTCTGGCCCGCCGCGTCCTTGAACTTCTGCTCGAACAGGGGGCCGGTCCGCTGATCACCACCACCCGCCAGCCTGAGAACCTGGCCGATCTTTCCAGTCGCGGCGTCACAGTCCGCAGGGCTGATTTCACGCAACCGGAAGACGAGCTGACCGGCGTGTTCCGGGGCGCGCAGAAGATGCTGCTTGTCAGCACCAATACGCTGGAAGGCTGGGGCAAGCGCTTCGAGCAGCACGAAAGAGCCATTCGCGCCGCCGTCGAGGCCGGCATCCGGCACATCGTCTACACGTCGCTCGCTTTTCCTTATCCTGCCTCGCCTGTCCCGCTGGCCAGAGACCACTACGACACGGAAAACCTGCTCCGTGAAATCGGCGTGGAATACACGTTTCTGCGGAACAACATCTACACGGAGAGTCTGCTCTACACTCTGCCCGAAGCCGTGCGCTCAGGCGCGCTGCGGGCTGCTGCCGGCAATGGACGCGCTGCCTATGTCACCCGCGAGGACTGCGCCCGCGCCGCTGCCGGCGCTCTGTTGCGCGGCGAGACGCGCTGCTCCTATGAAATCTCCGGCCCGGAGGCGTTGAGCTTCTCCGACCTGGCAGAGATCGCCAGCCGCCTGAGCGGGCGGACGGTTGTCTACGAACCTCAGGATGCGGACGCTTTCAGACAACTGCTGCTCGGCAGCGGGATGGAGCCCATGTTGGCAGAACTCTGGGTAGGCTTCGACCGGGCCATCGCTGAAGGGCTGATGGATCTGGTCACGCGGGACGTGGAACGGCTTTCGGGCCGCCCGCCCCGGCGCGTCGAGGACTTCCTGATCGCGCACCGGGATCAATGGCTCGATGCCTAGACCGGCGCGCGGCCACCCTGGCCCTTGAACCGGACTCGAAAGTCCAATATACTGCTAGCGGTGA
This DNA window, taken from Bryobacteraceae bacterium, encodes the following:
- a CDS encoding cryptochrome/photolyase family protein, with amino-acid sequence MLTGDLCVILGDQLSRRSPLLERADRAADVIWMAEAAEESTHVPSHKARTALFLSAMRHHAEWLRAEGWTVDYRRLDDPSNRGTLGDELREAIRRHRPRRVQLLEAGEWRVERRIESVCREENAELVWLEDPHFYASREDFLRHARGRKQLRMEFFYREMRRRHGVLMEGSEPAGGQWNFDPANREAFPAGGPGAVPAPRRFPPDGITAEVMKLVDRNFPQNPGSLRHFDWPVTPEQASEALDDFIENRLPLFGRFQDAMWTGEPLLYHSRLSASMNLKLLEARDAVAAAELAWRSGRAPLAAAEGFIRQILGWREYVRGVYWLWMPDYLQWNHLEARNPLPSFYWTGQTEMRCLHEAITETLELGYAHHIQRLMVTGLFALLAGVEPRQVHEWYLAIYLDAVEWVELPNVLGMSQFADGGRMASKPYAASGKYIARMSNYCRGCRFDPALSTGEKACPFTTLYWDFLMRNETRLRGVPRMEMQLRNLVRLAPEEKRAIRAQAETVLRKVCS
- a CDS encoding short-chain dehydrogenase is translated as MMSFDGTVTLVLGATSGIGGALARRIRAAGGAVIPAGRNREKLAAIAAELGEAGIEFDAASFDSVESAVQQAVSRYGRLDGVAVCSGSLLLKPAHLTTEAEYRATMAASIDAAFAAVRAAAKAMMNTGGSMVLVSSAAARIGLANHEAIAAAKGAIIGLALSAAASYAARGIRVNCVAPGLTETPLTARITGNETSRKASEAMHALGRIGRPEDVASAMAWLLDPENSWVTGQVIGVDGGLANVRPR
- a CDS encoding NAD(P)-dependent oxidoreductase, with protein sequence MPLMPSSKAILITGGSGRLARRVLELLLEQGAGPLITTTRQPENLADLSSRGVTVRRADFTQPEDELTGVFRGAQKMLLVSTNTLEGWGKRFEQHERAIRAAVEAGIRHIVYTSLAFPYPASPVPLARDHYDTENLLREIGVEYTFLRNNIYTESLLYTLPEAVRSGALRAAAGNGRAAYVTREDCARAAAGALLRGETRCSYEISGPEALSFSDLAEIASRLSGRTVVYEPQDADAFRQLLLGSGMEPMLAELWVGFDRAIAEGLMDLVTRDVERLSGRPPRRVEDFLIAHRDQWLDA